The Hahella sp. HNIBRBA332 genome window below encodes:
- a CDS encoding OsmC family protein: MNADELKALQSPLKQQYKEKPETALITLKAQGHIGEGITCKVETGRAMAEAGLHPATGGDGLSLCSGDMLLEALVACAGVTLRAVATATGVDLQDAVIRAEGDLDFRGTLSVAKEAPVGFKAIRLHFDLKSQADTEQLRSLMKLTERYCVVYQTLAQSPDIHVEYATAS; this comes from the coding sequence ATGAATGCGGATGAACTCAAAGCCTTGCAGTCTCCCTTGAAGCAGCAATACAAAGAAAAGCCGGAAACGGCGTTGATTACGCTGAAAGCGCAAGGACATATCGGCGAAGGAATCACTTGTAAGGTGGAAACCGGTAGAGCGATGGCGGAGGCGGGGTTGCATCCTGCGACGGGGGGTGATGGTTTATCGCTGTGTTCCGGCGACATGTTGCTGGAAGCTCTGGTGGCCTGCGCCGGCGTCACCTTGCGGGCCGTCGCCACGGCGACCGGGGTGGATCTGCAGGATGCCGTGATTCGCGCGGAGGGGGACCTGGATTTCAGAGGCACACTGTCCGTTGCGAAAGAGGCCCCGGTCGGCTTCAAGGCCATCCGCCTGCATTTTGACCTCAAAAGCCAGGCGGACACGGAGCAACTCCGCTCCCTGATGAAACTGACGGAGCGCTACTGCGTGGTTTACCAGACTTTGGCTCAGTCGCCGGACATCCATGTGGAGTATGCCACGGCATCCTAG
- a CDS encoding type 1 glutamine amidotransferase domain-containing protein — protein MNINEAKVLIIATHGFEQSELEVPRDRLRDAGVTVHVASLQTGRIRGWSGKDWGEEVPVDKTVQEVDVEDYHALVLPGGQINPDLLRVEKTVVDLIHKFNIAEKPIAAICHGPWLLIEAQIVRGIRATSYQSIITDMKNAGAEWVDEATVRDRNIITARHPGDLDAFVSAIKDAIASL, from the coding sequence ATGAATATCAACGAAGCCAAGGTTCTCATCATCGCCACTCACGGATTCGAACAATCCGAGCTGGAGGTTCCCCGGGACCGTCTGCGCGACGCAGGCGTCACCGTTCATGTCGCCTCCCTGCAGACAGGACGTATTCGCGGTTGGAGCGGGAAAGATTGGGGCGAAGAAGTCCCGGTAGACAAGACCGTACAGGAGGTGGATGTAGAAGACTACCACGCGCTGGTATTGCCCGGAGGGCAGATAAACCCCGACTTACTGCGGGTGGAAAAGACAGTGGTAGACCTGATCCATAAATTCAACATCGCGGAAAAGCCCATCGCCGCCATCTGCCACGGCCCCTGGCTATTGATCGAGGCGCAGATCGTCCGCGGCATTCGCGCCACTTCCTACCAGTCCATTATCACCGACATGAAAAACGCCGGCGCGGAATGGGTGGATGAAGCCACTGTACGAGACCGCAATATCATTACCGCCCGCCATCCAGGCGATCTCGACGCCTTCGTGAGCGCCATCAAGGACGCCATCGCCTCGCTGTAA